The sequence below is a genomic window from Laspinema palackyanum D2c.
TAGGAAAATCTTTACTTTATTCCAATCCTGAAAAAGGTCCATCCGCTGACTTTAGTTTTCCCCCAGACATTCCCCTAACGGAGTGGCAGCCATTAGAGAGTGATTCACTCCCCGCTCAAAACACCTCAAACTTAATCGCAGCGAGAGTTTATCGATATCAGCATCAGCAAAATAAATTTTCGCTAGATATTGAGATGCGCTACGTCATTGACACCGATGGCGATATCAAAACTATGCTAAACAAGCATCTCAATTCTGAGACCTACCCTGGTAAACTAACCATACATCACCAAGAAGGAATAGGGTTCTACGGTCTTGCTGCAACAGCAGAGCGAGCCTATCTCAGTTCCTGTATCAACCCATACGGGGGGAGTACCGTCACTGCCGAACAGTTTCGGAACAACCGCAATACTTATGATTTGCAGGTTTCTCGTTTGGTCCCTTGGTTGCTGGGTCAACAAGAACTGCGAGATTTTCGTTGCCTCTGGACTGTTCTCTCTATGCCGTTAGAAGATACTACTGCCGAGCAAGCCTATCCAGTCTTGGAAAAAGCTTGGGTTTCTTGGTATGCTTGGTGGCAACCGCGTTTTCCTGACCCTTAATTTGTGTTAACCCTATTCTCAACAGGGATGCAAAATTTATGACTAAATCTGAAGGTTTCGATCTGACTCGTTCCGTTGATGAACTTTTGCGGTTTAGTGCCGATCAATTGCGCTCTATTGGTCGGCTTCGGCTGATTGGCTATGGCTTATTAGTATTAGCCTTATTTGATACGATACAGCTTTTTATTGCCCCCAATTTCATGAATCCTGCCTGGGAATTACAAACAATGGGAGGATTGGT
It includes:
- a CDS encoding cyanoexosortase A system-associated protein: MQKMYWKPLRIFLLALTFSSVLVVVGKSLLYSNPEKGPSADFSFPPDIPLTEWQPLESDSLPAQNTSNLIAARVYRYQHQQNKFSLDIEMRYVIDTDGDIKTMLNKHLNSETYPGKLTIHHQEGIGFYGLAATAERAYLSSCINPYGGSTVTAEQFRNNRNTYDLQVSRLVPWLLGQQELRDFRCLWTVLSMPLEDTTAEQAYPVLEKAWVSWYAWWQPRFPDP